The Euphorbia lathyris chromosome 8, ddEupLath1.1, whole genome shotgun sequence genome has a window encoding:
- the LOC136203879 gene encoding mechanosensitive ion channel protein 10-like isoform X1 yields the protein MEDSRGVEEIKATNDVVLHISSGQEAVLKKPQLSSSPKHSKLELTALEDPKLRIQTSPSPSEDAKQSPIPTPNSSKPPKISTTESIIRRRSLARSEYSKPKSRFTEPPYPNEAKLKEEKSRLANSSSLNRVSVSTTPKTAPVTPKTPLIGSPAPEEEEDEEVYKTASLKVSNKLGKKWKVSLSFELIVFICIIGLLISSLTVDKLVDTLIWGLELWKWCVLVLVIFCGRLVTEWFINILVFLIERNFLLRKKVLYFIYGLKKSVQAVIWLSLVLLAWGLLFNRGVRRTRDTAKVLNYITRGLASCVIGVAIWLLKTLLIKLLASSFQCTRFFDRIQEAVFHQYVLRALSGPPLMEMAEKVGSSQSMPGKLSLNAAGKKNEEKKEEVIDVDKLKRLKHEKISAWTMKGLINVITGTGLSTLSNTLYQSEDEDGEQKDDEITNEWEAKAAAYKIFVNVAKPGCKYIDEEDLLRFMKKDEVDNVIPLFEGGTETGKIKRKALKNWLVNVYNERKALAHSLNDTKTAIEELNKLASGVVVVVIIIVWLLMMGLLTTKIIVFISSQLLLVGFIFSNTAKTVFEAIIFVFVMHPFDVGDRCVIDGIQMIVEEMNILNTVFLRYDNEKIFYPNSVLATKPISNFYRSPEMSDTIEFSVDVSTSIETIGVLKSRIKVYLESKPQHWRPGHSVQVKEIENVNKMKMALYVNHTINFQIAADRGNRRSDLMLEMKKIFEELGVKYHLLPQEVHVSYVNSAASGSAVSFHNYTR from the exons ATGGAAGATAGCAGAGGCGTGGAGGAGATAAAAGCAACAAACGATGTCGTTCTTCACATTTCCTCCGGCCAAGAAGCTGTTTTGAAGAAACCCCAGTTGAGTTCTTCTCCAAAACATTCAAAACTTGAGTTAACAGCTTTGGAGGATCCTAAATTGAGAATCCAAACCTCTCCTTCACCTTCAGAGGATGCAAAGCAAAGCCCAATTCCGACCCCAAATTCATCCAAACCCCCCAAAATCTCAACCACTGAGTCAATTATCAGAAGGAGATCACTTGCTCGCTCCGAGTATTCAAAGCCAAAATCAAGATTCACAGAACCACCTTACCCAAATGAAGCTAAattaaaagaagagaagtctcgATTAGCGAATTCAAGCTCTCTAAATAGAGTTAGTGTGTCTACTACCCCCAAAACGGCTCCAGTTACCCCCAAAACGCCACTGATTGGATCTCCAGCaccagaagaagaggaagatgaggaagtaTATAAGACTGCAAGTCTTAAAGTGAGCAATAAATTGGGTAAGAAATGGAAAGTATCGCTGTCATTTGAATTGATAGTGTTTATTTGCATCATAGGATTATTAATTTCTAGTTTAACTGTTGATAAATTGGTGGACACTTTGATTTGGGGTTTAGAGTTATGGAAATGGTGTGTGCTGGTATTAGTAATTTTCTGTGGAAGATTAGTAACTGAGTGGTTTATAAACATTTTAGTTTTCTTAATTGAAAGAAATTTCTTGCTTAGGAAGAAGGTGCTTTACTTTATATATGGACTAAAAAAGAGTGTTCAGGCTGTTATTTGGTTAAGTTTAGTTCTTTTAGCTTGGGGTTTGTTGTTTAATCGCGGTGTTAGGAGAACAAGAGACACTGCAAAAGTTCTAAATTACATCACCAGAGGTCTTGCTTCTTGTGTGATTGGGGTTGCTATATGGCTACTCAAAACTTTGTTGATCAAATTGCTAGCTTCTTCGTTTCAATGCACGAGATTCTTTGATAGGATTCAGGAAGCAGTGTTTCATCAGTATGTTCTTCGAGCCCTTTCTGGACCTCCTCTGATGGAGATGGCTGAAAAGGTCGGAAGCAGTCAATCGATGCCTGGGAAATTGAGTTTGAATGCTGCGGGGAAGAAGAATgaagagaagaaagaggaaGTGATTGATGTGGATAAGCTAAAGAGACTGAAGCATGAGAAGATTTCAGCTTGGACAATGAAAGGATTGATTAATGTCATTACGGGTACAGGGTTATCTACTCTATCGAACACACTTTACCAGAGTGAAGATGAAGATGGTGAGCAGAAGGATGACGAGATTACAAATGAGTGGGAAGCAAAGGCTGCTGCTTATAAGATTTTTGTAAATGTGGCAAAACCTGGATGCAA GTACATTGACGAAGAAGACCTTTTGCGATTCATGAAAAAGGACGAGGTAGATAATGTGATCCCACTGTTTGAAGGGGGAACAGAAACCGGGAAGATTAAGAGAAAAGCTTTAAAGAATTGGCTG GTGAATGTTTACAATGAGCGGAAAGCCTTGGCGCATTCCTTAAATGATACAAAAACGGCCATTGAGGAGTTGAATAAGCTTGCTTCAGGAGTTGTGGTGGTTGTGATCATTATTGTTTGGTTACTGATGATGGGACTTTTGACTACCAAAATTATTGTCTTCATTTCATCTCAACTTTTACTGGTGGGTTTCATTTTTAGTAATACTGCCAAGACAGTGTTTGAAGCAATCATATTTGTGTTTGTGATGCATCCATTCGATGTCGGTGATCGTTGCGTAATTGACGGAATACAG ATGATTGTAGAAGAGATGAATATCTTGAACACAGTGTTTTTGAGATATGACAATGAGAAAATATTCTATCCGAACTCGGTTCTAGCTACCAAACCCATCAGCAACTTCTACAGGAGTCCAGAGATGAGTGATACTATAGAATTTTCTGTTGATGTTTCTACTTCAATCGAGACAATTGGAGTTCTGAAATCGAGAATTAAAGT GTACTTGGAGAGTAAGCCTCAGCACTGGCGGCCGGGACACAGTGTGCAGGTAAAGGAGATTGAAAATGTAAACAAGATGAAAATGGCTCTGTATGTGAATCACACCATAAACTTCCAGATTGCTGCGGATAGGGGGAACCGAAGGTCCGATCTAATGCTGGAAATGAAAAAGATTTTTGAAGAGCTTGGTGTAAAATATCATCTTTTGCCTCAAGAAGTTCATGTTAGCTATGTAAACTCAGCTGCATCAGGCTCAGCAGTTTCATTTCATAATTATACAAGATGA
- the LOC136203879 gene encoding mechanosensitive ion channel protein 10-like isoform X2, with product MEDSRGVEEIKATNDVVLHISSGQEAVLKKPQLSSSPKHSKLELTALEDPKLRIQTSPSPSEDAKQSPIPTPNSSKPPKISTTESIIRRRSLARSEYSKPKSRFTEPPYPNEAKLKEEKSRLANSSSLNRVSVSTTPKTAPVTPKTPLIGSPAPEEEEDEEVYKTASLKVSNKLGKKWKVSLSFELIVFICIIGLLISSLTVDKLVDTLIWGLELWKWCVLVLVIFCGRLVTEWFINILVFLIERNFLLRKKVLYFIYGLKKSVQAVIWLSLVLLAWGLLFNRGVRRTRDTAKVLNYITRGLASCVIGVAIWLLKTLLIKLLASSFQCTRFFDRIQEAVFHQYVLRALSGPPLMEMAEKVGSSQSMPGKLSLNAAGKKNEEKKEEVIDVDKLKRLKHEKISAWTMKGLINVITGTGLSTLSNTLYQSEDEDGEQKDDEITNEWEAKAAAYKIFVNVAKPGCKYIDEEDLLRFMKKDEVDNVIPLFEGGTETGKIKRKALKNWLVNVYNERKALAHSLNDTKTAIEELNKLASGVVVVVIIIVWLLMMGLLTTKIIVFISSQLLLVGFIFSNTAKTVFEAIIFVFVMHPFDVGDRCVIDGIQMIVEEMNILNTVFLRYDNEKIFYPNSVLATKPISNFYRSPEMSDTIEFSVDVSTSIETIGVLKSRIKVLVMSSTLVLGE from the exons ATGGAAGATAGCAGAGGCGTGGAGGAGATAAAAGCAACAAACGATGTCGTTCTTCACATTTCCTCCGGCCAAGAAGCTGTTTTGAAGAAACCCCAGTTGAGTTCTTCTCCAAAACATTCAAAACTTGAGTTAACAGCTTTGGAGGATCCTAAATTGAGAATCCAAACCTCTCCTTCACCTTCAGAGGATGCAAAGCAAAGCCCAATTCCGACCCCAAATTCATCCAAACCCCCCAAAATCTCAACCACTGAGTCAATTATCAGAAGGAGATCACTTGCTCGCTCCGAGTATTCAAAGCCAAAATCAAGATTCACAGAACCACCTTACCCAAATGAAGCTAAattaaaagaagagaagtctcgATTAGCGAATTCAAGCTCTCTAAATAGAGTTAGTGTGTCTACTACCCCCAAAACGGCTCCAGTTACCCCCAAAACGCCACTGATTGGATCTCCAGCaccagaagaagaggaagatgaggaagtaTATAAGACTGCAAGTCTTAAAGTGAGCAATAAATTGGGTAAGAAATGGAAAGTATCGCTGTCATTTGAATTGATAGTGTTTATTTGCATCATAGGATTATTAATTTCTAGTTTAACTGTTGATAAATTGGTGGACACTTTGATTTGGGGTTTAGAGTTATGGAAATGGTGTGTGCTGGTATTAGTAATTTTCTGTGGAAGATTAGTAACTGAGTGGTTTATAAACATTTTAGTTTTCTTAATTGAAAGAAATTTCTTGCTTAGGAAGAAGGTGCTTTACTTTATATATGGACTAAAAAAGAGTGTTCAGGCTGTTATTTGGTTAAGTTTAGTTCTTTTAGCTTGGGGTTTGTTGTTTAATCGCGGTGTTAGGAGAACAAGAGACACTGCAAAAGTTCTAAATTACATCACCAGAGGTCTTGCTTCTTGTGTGATTGGGGTTGCTATATGGCTACTCAAAACTTTGTTGATCAAATTGCTAGCTTCTTCGTTTCAATGCACGAGATTCTTTGATAGGATTCAGGAAGCAGTGTTTCATCAGTATGTTCTTCGAGCCCTTTCTGGACCTCCTCTGATGGAGATGGCTGAAAAGGTCGGAAGCAGTCAATCGATGCCTGGGAAATTGAGTTTGAATGCTGCGGGGAAGAAGAATgaagagaagaaagaggaaGTGATTGATGTGGATAAGCTAAAGAGACTGAAGCATGAGAAGATTTCAGCTTGGACAATGAAAGGATTGATTAATGTCATTACGGGTACAGGGTTATCTACTCTATCGAACACACTTTACCAGAGTGAAGATGAAGATGGTGAGCAGAAGGATGACGAGATTACAAATGAGTGGGAAGCAAAGGCTGCTGCTTATAAGATTTTTGTAAATGTGGCAAAACCTGGATGCAA GTACATTGACGAAGAAGACCTTTTGCGATTCATGAAAAAGGACGAGGTAGATAATGTGATCCCACTGTTTGAAGGGGGAACAGAAACCGGGAAGATTAAGAGAAAAGCTTTAAAGAATTGGCTG GTGAATGTTTACAATGAGCGGAAAGCCTTGGCGCATTCCTTAAATGATACAAAAACGGCCATTGAGGAGTTGAATAAGCTTGCTTCAGGAGTTGTGGTGGTTGTGATCATTATTGTTTGGTTACTGATGATGGGACTTTTGACTACCAAAATTATTGTCTTCATTTCATCTCAACTTTTACTGGTGGGTTTCATTTTTAGTAATACTGCCAAGACAGTGTTTGAAGCAATCATATTTGTGTTTGTGATGCATCCATTCGATGTCGGTGATCGTTGCGTAATTGACGGAATACAG ATGATTGTAGAAGAGATGAATATCTTGAACACAGTGTTTTTGAGATATGACAATGAGAAAATATTCTATCCGAACTCGGTTCTAGCTACCAAACCCATCAGCAACTTCTACAGGAGTCCAGAGATGAGTGATACTATAGAATTTTCTGTTGATGTTTCTACTTCAATCGAGACAATTGGAGTTCTGAAATCGAGAATTAAAGTGTTAGTCATGTCTTCAACATTG GTACTTGGAGAGTAA